The following are from one region of the Arcobacter defluvii genome:
- a CDS encoding apolipoprotein N-acyltransferase, whose protein sequence is MFLLKRDYSNKNFIIKGLITSILLSSFIYLSYFNIEYKILNTFLGLFAIYFLLIIPKRSLLITGFLTGILWCNWMAVSLQYYDLTYIAPILLIGIGLVYAIIFYLFAFYDRLTIRIAMIFAFTFFAPLGFNWMKFELLFIDSYIGISKTDFALILFSFYLIIKLKKHKIIALIPLLFTLSFEKGEYIDNPIAKIYMPQMNVEQNLKWQKEYRTTLHEKNFEEIAKAVEMKKDLILLPETAFTTVLNRNAEILERLKDFSNDIDIITGALYVEDDQIFNASYFFSKGEIQIAKKVVLVPFGEEIPFPKFLVDFINKVFYNGAQDYSKASKPTDFIIKGEKFRNAICYEGTTDKIFEDIKDTRYMIVISNNAWFTPSIEPTLQHLLFKYYSKKYGITIFHEVNGSPNRIYRP, encoded by the coding sequence ATGTTTTTACTAAAACGCGATTATTCTAACAAAAACTTTATAATAAAAGGCTTGATTACTTCTATTTTATTGAGTTCTTTCATTTACTTAAGTTATTTTAATATTGAATATAAAATTCTGAACACCTTTTTAGGATTATTTGCTATTTATTTTTTATTGATAATTCCAAAACGTTCTTTATTAATTACAGGATTTTTAACTGGAATATTATGGTGTAATTGGATGGCTGTTAGCTTGCAATACTACGACTTAACTTATATTGCACCTATTTTATTAATTGGAATTGGTTTAGTTTATGCAATAATTTTTTATCTTTTTGCTTTTTATGATAGATTAACTATTAGAATTGCAATGATATTTGCATTTACTTTTTTTGCTCCTTTAGGTTTCAATTGGATGAAATTCGAACTTTTATTTATTGATTCATATATTGGAATTTCAAAAACTGATTTTGCTTTAATACTTTTTTCTTTTTATCTAATAATTAAACTAAAGAAACACAAAATTATTGCATTAATACCTTTACTATTTACATTATCTTTTGAAAAAGGTGAGTATATTGATAATCCTATTGCAAAAATTTATATGCCTCAAATGAATGTAGAACAAAACCTAAAATGGCAAAAAGAGTATAGAACTACTTTACATGAAAAGAATTTTGAGGAAATTGCAAAAGCTGTTGAAATGAAAAAAGATTTAATACTTTTACCAGAAACAGCTTTCACAACAGTTTTAAATAGAAATGCTGAGATATTAGAAAGATTAAAAGATTTTTCTAATGATATAGATATTATAACTGGCGCTTTATATGTTGAAGATGACCAAATATTTAATGCTTCATATTTTTTCAGTAAAGGTGAAATTCAAATTGCTAAAAAAGTCGTATTAGTTCCTTTTGGTGAGGAGATACCTTTTCCTAAATTTTTAGTTGATTTTATAAATAAAGTATTCTACAATGGTGCACAAGATTACTCAAAAGCATCAAAACCTACTGATTTTATAATAAAAGGTGAAAAATTTAGAAATGCTATTTGCTATGAAGGAACAACAGATAAAATATTTGAAGATATAAAAGATACAAGATATATGATAGTTATATCAAACAATGCTTGGTTTACGCCATCAATTGAACCGACCCTTCAACATTTACTTTTTAAATATTATTCTAAAAAATATGGAATTACAATATTCCATGAAGTAAATGGAAGTCCTAATAGAATTTATAGACCTTAA
- the yajC gene encoding preprotein translocase subunit YajC, with protein MEGSSTDLISSLLPLVALFAIFYFLIIRPQQKQAKAHKEMVSNLKKGDKIVTNGGLIVEVVKVEDTYFLVKNNDGTEMKLVREFVAKLLED; from the coding sequence ATGGAAGGTTCAAGTACAGATTTAATAAGCTCATTGTTACCCTTAGTTGCATTATTTGCAATTTTCTACTTTTTAATTATCAGACCACAACAAAAACAAGCGAAAGCTCATAAAGAGATGGTTTCTAATTTAAAAAAAGGTGATAAGATTGTAACAAATGGTGGCTTAATCGTAGAAGTTGTTAAAGTAGAAGATACATATTTTCTAGTAAAAAATAACGATGGAACTGAAATGAAGCTTGTTAGAGAGTTTGTTGCAAAACTTTTAGAAGACTAA
- the secD gene encoding protein translocase subunit SecD, producing MKIFNYRLVIFILSIIFGIVFSIPSLLQTDTGKKISLGLDLQGGLHMLLGVNTHEAVTSKIKTVATSIKYFSDDEELLIDGLSIENDSVVFTVLDADEMPKMDEMLKQIKGLDISKEDLKYTLKLTAEDIAKTKDLSVAQAVETIRNRLDQFGLSEPTVVRQGQTDIVVELPGIKTQEDEKAARELISKPANLELMAVDEERADQVYTMTSSQAAAYGDVILEDTNNDKVKYLVKEIPILNGSQVVDAQVGFDQSNQPIINFTLNSTGARIFGEFTGKNVGKRLAVVLDGKVYSAPNIRERIGGGSGQISGGFTMIEAGNIAIALRSGALPATVTLLEKRSVGPSLGADSIQASMIALISGFSLVFIFMVIYYRRAGVIANIALITNVFIIIAVMAMFGATLTLPGMAGIVLTVGMAVDANVIITERIRELIREGSSIPKAIEDGYSNAMRAILDANITTLLVAVLLYAYGTGPIKGFAITISIGILASMLTAILGTHGIYEALMSRISRDKDSKKWFGVK from the coding sequence TTGAAAATCTTTAATTATAGACTCGTAATATTTATACTTAGTATTATTTTTGGTATTGTTTTTTCAATTCCATCATTATTACAAACAGATACAGGAAAAAAAATCTCTTTAGGACTTGACCTTCAAGGTGGATTACACATGCTTTTGGGTGTAAATACACATGAAGCTGTAACTTCAAAAATAAAAACAGTTGCAACTTCTATTAAATATTTTTCTGATGATGAAGAACTTTTAATTGATGGTTTATCAATTGAAAATGATAGTGTTGTTTTTACTGTTTTAGATGCAGATGAAATGCCTAAAATGGATGAAATGTTAAAACAGATAAAAGGTTTAGATATTTCAAAAGAAGATTTAAAATATACATTAAAACTAACTGCTGAAGATATTGCAAAAACAAAAGATTTATCAGTTGCTCAAGCAGTCGAAACTATAAGAAATAGACTTGATCAATTTGGTTTATCTGAACCAACAGTTGTAAGACAAGGTCAAACTGATATAGTAGTTGAACTTCCTGGAATAAAAACACAAGAAGATGAAAAAGCAGCACGTGAACTTATTTCAAAACCTGCAAATTTAGAATTAATGGCAGTTGACGAAGAAAGGGCTGATCAAGTTTATACTATGACTTCATCTCAAGCAGCAGCTTATGGTGACGTGATTTTAGAAGATACAAATAATGATAAAGTTAAATATCTTGTAAAAGAGATTCCTATTTTAAATGGAAGTCAAGTAGTTGATGCACAAGTAGGATTTGATCAATCAAATCAACCAATTATTAATTTTACATTAAACTCAACTGGAGCTAGAATTTTTGGTGAATTTACAGGTAAAAATGTAGGAAAAAGATTAGCTGTAGTTTTAGATGGTAAAGTTTATTCTGCTCCAAATATAAGAGAAAGAATTGGTGGTGGAAGTGGACAAATTTCTGGTGGATTTACAATGATTGAAGCTGGAAATATTGCAATTGCACTAAGAAGTGGAGCTCTTCCTGCAACTGTAACATTACTTGAAAAAAGAAGTGTAGGACCATCTTTAGGAGCTGATTCAATTCAAGCATCAATGATTGCACTTATTTCTGGGTTCTCTTTAGTATTTATTTTTATGGTTATTTATTATAGACGTGCAGGTGTTATTGCAAATATTGCTTTAATTACAAATGTTTTTATAATAATTGCAGTAATGGCAATGTTTGGAGCAACTTTAACGCTTCCAGGAATGGCAGGTATTGTTCTTACAGTTGGTATGGCAGTTGATGCAAATGTTATTATTACTGAAAGAATTAGAGAATTAATAAGAGAAGGTAGTTCAATACCAAAAGCAATAGAAGATGGTTATTCAAACGCAATGAGAGCAATTTTAGATGCAAATATAACTACACTTTTAGTTGCAGTTCTTTTATATGCTTATGGTACAGGACCAATAAAAGGATTTGCTATTACTATTTCTATTGGTATTTTAGCTTCAATGTTAACAGCAATTTTAGGAACACATGGTATTTATGAAGCTTTAATGTCAAGAATATCAAGAGATAAAGATAGTAAAAAATGGTTTGGAGTTAAATAA
- the secF gene encoding protein translocase subunit SecF translates to MEIFKTNVIYDFMGKRLPFLGLSSILFIASIVLLLTKGLNFGIDFAGGTIVQVKYEQAAPIDKIRETLKTTKYGNSVITKFGSDEEVIIRITGSSSDLTNDIGDEMHKILVPTGNFEIRRIDMVGAKVGGELREKGLMALSLSLLVMLIYLSVRFEWRFALASVFALVHDITIAMGAISLFSVEVNLDILAAILTLLGYSLNDTIIVFDRIREGIQSSKGTDLKGIINESVSKTLSRTTLTSLTTLFVVATLYFFGGEIISGFSFTLLVGIIVGTYSSIFIAASFLVQLKFSVDDFKTKEAEKVKRQKEKEKLRAMYEQGTV, encoded by the coding sequence ATGGAAATTTTTAAAACAAATGTAATATATGATTTTATGGGTAAAAGATTACCTTTTTTAGGTTTGTCTTCTATTTTATTTATTGCTTCAATAGTTTTACTTTTAACAAAAGGCTTAAATTTTGGTATTGATTTTGCAGGTGGTACAATAGTTCAAGTAAAATATGAACAAGCAGCACCAATTGATAAAATTAGAGAGACTTTAAAAACTACAAAATATGGCAATTCGGTAATTACAAAATTTGGAAGTGATGAAGAAGTTATCATTAGAATAACAGGAAGTAGTTCAGATCTAACAAATGATATTGGTGATGAAATGCATAAAATTTTAGTACCAACTGGAAATTTTGAAATTAGAAGAATAGATATGGTTGGAGCTAAAGTCGGTGGTGAATTAAGAGAAAAAGGTTTAATGGCATTATCTTTATCTTTACTTGTAATGTTAATTTATTTATCTGTAAGATTTGAATGGAGATTTGCACTTGCCTCAGTTTTTGCATTGGTACATGATATTACTATTGCAATGGGTGCAATATCTTTATTTAGTGTAGAAGTTAACTTAGATATTTTAGCGGCAATTCTTACTCTTTTAGGATATTCTTTAAATGATACAATTATTGTATTTGATAGAATTAGAGAAGGAATACAAAGTTCTAAAGGTACAGATTTAAAAGGGATAATAAATGAATCTGTTAGTAAAACTTTATCAAGAACAACATTAACTTCTTTAACTACTTTATTTGTTGTTGCAACATTGTATTTCTTTGGTGGAGAAATAATAAGTGGGTTTTCATTTACTTTACTTGTAGGAATTATTGTAGGAACGTATTCTTCAATATTTATTGCTGCATCATTTTTAGTACAATTAAAATTCTCAGTTGATGATTTTAAAACAAAAGAAGCAGAAAAAGTAAAAAGACAAAAAGAAAAAGAAAAATTAAGAGCTATGTATGAACAAGGTACAGTTTGA
- a CDS encoding DUF6394 family protein, translating to MDWGKVTYIFFSLMSLTTTAGFLYEPNAIALFIAAGVNVISTILKLGVKNLLAAELLASSLVADLHLIPAFMVLTFTDNLALTISLAIGAIVANIFSIALALIESAKSQDKEDF from the coding sequence ATGGATTGGGGTAAAGTAACCTATATTTTCTTTTCACTAATGTCTTTAACTACAACAGCAGGGTTTTTATACGAACCAAATGCTATAGCATTATTTATTGCAGCTGGTGTAAATGTTATTTCAACAATACTTAAACTTGGTGTTAAAAATTTACTTGCAGCAGAATTGCTAGCTAGTTCATTGGTTGCTGATTTACACCTAATTCCAGCCTTTATGGTATTAACATTTACAGATAATTTAGCACTAACAATTTCACTTGCAATTGGTGCAATAGTTGCGAATATTTTTTCAATTGCTTTAGCTTTAATTGAAAGTGCAAAAAGTCAAGACAAGGAAGATTTTTAA
- the leuS gene encoding leucine--tRNA ligase: MEYNSKDIEKKWQNFWSENQSFEPSDDLTKEKKYILSMFPYPSGRIHMGHVRNYCLGDAFARHFRKNNFNVLHPIGWDSFGMPAENAAIKHKLHPKKWTYENIDYMRDELKSLGLSFSETREFATSDELYTRWEQEFIIKMYEAGIIYRKSATVNWCPHDLTVLANEQLEDGCCWRCGTEVVQKEMPGYYIAITKYAQELLDDLQLLKNDWPSQVLTMQENWIGRSEGLEFKFELSNESKAKLERSFSKYFVFTTRPDTIYGVSYSALAPEHPIVKYIVEKNLLPENKIKAIKDMQKIPERDRATQEKEGVSLEIDVMHPLTGERIPVWVANFVLSSYGGGAVMAVPAHDQRDFEFAKKYNLPIKQVIVGSEGIIENLTEAFTGEGTLIDSESFTGLPNTKAKKAIIYHFEQNSSGIKQINYKLRDWGVSRQRYWGAPIPFVHCPDCGLVPEKSENLPIALPEDVEITGEGNPLDSHPTWKHCSCPKCGKPAVRETDTLDTFVQSSWYFLRYATNPKVWNEVGISKSDSDYWMDVDQYIGGIEHAILHLLYARFFTKVLNDLGYTNSREPFKRLLTQGMVLKDGAKMSKSKGNVVDPDSIIDKYGADTARLFMMFAAPPTKELEWNDSAVDGAYRFIKKFFERAENVTENGLKNFKSINHSSLNKEEKEARKKVYEALVKSNEVFTKTYTFNTLIASSMEALNALQAQKNEAVWTEGYYILTNILEPVIPHTSWELSNELFKLENFDGKLEVKEEVFKLESIVLAVTINGKKRCEIEVTPDASKEEILAQAKIASAKWLGDSELIKEIVVPNKLVNFVIKG, encoded by the coding sequence ATGGAATATAATTCAAAAGATATTGAAAAAAAATGGCAAAATTTTTGGAGTGAGAATCAATCTTTTGAGCCAAGTGATGATTTAACAAAAGAAAAAAAATATATTTTAAGTATGTTTCCTTATCCAAGTGGAAGAATACATATGGGACATGTTAGAAATTATTGTTTAGGTGATGCTTTTGCTAGACATTTTAGAAAAAATAATTTCAATGTTTTACACCCAATTGGATGGGATAGTTTTGGAATGCCTGCTGAAAATGCAGCTATAAAACATAAACTTCATCCAAAAAAATGGACTTATGAAAATATAGATTATATGAGAGATGAATTGAAATCTTTAGGATTATCTTTTTCTGAAACTAGAGAATTTGCAACAAGTGATGAACTTTATACAAGATGGGAACAAGAATTTATCATCAAAATGTACGAAGCAGGAATAATCTATAGAAAATCAGCAACAGTAAACTGGTGTCCACATGATTTAACAGTTCTAGCAAATGAACAGCTTGAAGATGGATGCTGTTGGAGATGTGGAACTGAAGTTGTGCAAAAAGAGATGCCTGGATATTATATAGCTATTACAAAATATGCACAAGAATTACTTGATGATTTACAATTATTAAAAAATGATTGGCCTTCTCAAGTTTTAACAATGCAAGAAAATTGGATAGGAAGAAGTGAAGGTTTAGAGTTTAAGTTTGAATTATCAAACGAATCAAAAGCAAAATTAGAAAGATCATTTAGCAAATATTTTGTATTTACAACAAGACCTGATACGATTTATGGAGTTTCTTATTCAGCACTTGCACCAGAACATCCAATTGTAAAATATATAGTTGAAAAAAATCTTTTACCAGAAAATAAAATAAAAGCTATAAAAGATATGCAAAAAATTCCAGAAAGGGATAGAGCAACTCAAGAAAAAGAGGGAGTTTCTTTAGAAATTGATGTTATGCATCCATTAACAGGAGAAAGAATACCTGTTTGGGTTGCAAATTTTGTATTAAGCTCTTATGGTGGTGGTGCTGTTATGGCAGTTCCAGCTCATGATCAAAGAGATTTTGAATTTGCAAAAAAATATAATTTACCAATTAAACAAGTAATAGTTGGAAGTGAAGGAATTATTGAAAATTTAACTGAAGCATTTACAGGTGAAGGTACACTAATTGATAGTGAAAGTTTTACAGGACTTCCTAATACAAAAGCTAAAAAAGCAATAATTTATCATTTTGAACAGAATTCTTCAGGAATTAAACAAATTAACTATAAATTAAGAGATTGGGGAGTTTCAAGACAAAGATATTGGGGAGCTCCAATTCCATTTGTTCATTGTCCTGATTGTGGATTAGTTCCTGAAAAATCTGAAAATCTTCCTATTGCATTACCTGAAGATGTAGAAATTACAGGAGAAGGAAATCCACTTGATTCTCATCCAACATGGAAACATTGTTCTTGTCCAAAATGTGGGAAACCAGCAGTTAGAGAAACAGATACTTTAGATACATTTGTTCAATCATCTTGGTACTTCTTAAGATATGCAACTAATCCAAAAGTTTGGAATGAAGTTGGTATTTCTAAATCTGATAGTGATTATTGGATGGATGTTGACCAATATATTGGTGGAATTGAACATGCAATTTTACATCTTTTATATGCAAGATTTTTTACAAAAGTATTAAATGATTTAGGATATACAAATTCAAGAGAACCTTTTAAAAGATTACTTACTCAAGGAATGGTTCTTAAAGATGGTGCAAAAATGTCTAAATCAAAAGGAAATGTTGTAGATCCTGATTCAATTATTGATAAATATGGTGCTGATACAGCAAGATTATTTATGATGTTTGCAGCTCCTCCAACAAAAGAGTTAGAATGGAATGATAGTGCTGTTGATGGTGCTTATAGATTTATTAAAAAGTTCTTTGAAAGAGCAGAAAATGTAACTGAAAATGGATTGAAAAACTTTAAATCAATAAATCATTCTTCATTAAACAAAGAAGAAAAAGAAGCTAGAAAAAAAGTTTATGAAGCTTTAGTAAAATCAAATGAAGTATTTACAAAAACTTATACATTTAATACTTTAATTGCTTCTTCAATGGAAGCTTTAAATGCACTTCAAGCACAAAAAAATGAAGCTGTTTGGACAGAAGGATATTATATTTTAACAAATATTTTAGAACCAGTTATTCCACATACTTCTTGGGAATTATCAAACGAGTTATTTAAACTTGAGAATTTTGATGGAAAACTTGAAGTTAAAGAAGAAGTATTTAAATTAGAATCTATTGTTTTAGCAGTTACAATTAATGGTAAAAAAAGATGTGAAATCGAAGTTACACCTGATGCTTCAAAAGAAGAGATTTTAGCTCAAGCAAAAATTGCCTCTGCTAAATGGTTAGGTGATTCTGAATTAATTAAAGAAATAGTTGTTCCAAATAAATTGGTTAACTTTGTAATAAAAGGATAA
- the lptE gene encoding LPS assembly lipoprotein LptE, with protein MYISKNLLFFVFTISLAFLFNACGYKPSSYYAKKEMDGNVFVKLDVSLEDPKNSVLVKDAVNKILIQKLDSKLVNDEKDADVIMNLGINSVRISTLQYDKEGYNKLYKAEVVIKINYYRKDDGKRKSFTVDGEYDFAIDKDTTITDTNRFEAITNASSKAVDEILSKIAVSSFR; from the coding sequence ATGTATATTTCTAAAAATTTGCTATTTTTTGTTTTTACAATTAGTTTAGCTTTTTTATTTAATGCTTGTGGATACAAACCATCAAGTTATTATGCAAAAAAAGAGATGGATGGAAATGTTTTTGTAAAATTGGATGTTAGTTTAGAAGATCCTAAAAACTCTGTATTAGTAAAAGATGCTGTAAATAAAATTTTAATTCAAAAACTTGATTCAAAATTAGTAAATGATGAAAAAGATGCAGATGTTATTATGAATTTAGGTATTAATTCTGTAAGAATATCTACACTTCAATATGATAAAGAGGGGTATAATAAATTATATAAAGCTGAAGTGGTTATAAAAATAAATTATTATAGAAAAGATGATGGAAAAAGAAAATCATTTACTGTTGATGGAGAGTATGATTTCGCTATTGATAAAGATACAACGATAACAGATACTAATAGATTTGAAGCAATTACAAATGCTTCAAGTAAAGCAGTTGATGAAATATTATCAAAAATAGCAGTTTCATCTTTTAGATAA
- a CDS encoding Mur ligase family protein, with product MVDLKKANLEEFLKYKTLYYDKIDFTVVKSSWDKLSTKIKLPFVIHIVGTNGKGSTGRFLSHYLYKKDYKVLHYSSPHILKFNERIWINGSDVSDENLELAHKFLQELFDIELLQKLTYFEYTTLLAFYLSKDFDYLVLEAGLGGEFDATNVVPNDISLITTIGLDHQSFLGNTVEEIAATKMRSVDNKMIVGYQVFDEVSKTAYKVKEQIKQQRNRDIEIIEVKEFDKYSLNDKFASYLKRNLHLVIACLNELKIPLDLKLFDDTPLFGRCQKILPNITIDVGHNPLAAQVIVNEFKDKKVNLIYNSYGDKDYETVLKILKPIIKKITIIELNDKRIVKKEELEKVIKQLNLMKEETIKIEENEEYLVFGSFLVVEKFLSLIGYDGNA from the coding sequence ATGGTTGATTTAAAAAAAGCAAATTTAGAAGAGTTTTTAAAATATAAAACTCTTTATTATGACAAGATAGATTTTACAGTTGTAAAATCTTCTTGGGATAAACTTTCAACTAAAATAAAACTTCCTTTTGTTATTCATATTGTTGGAACAAATGGAAAAGGAAGCACTGGAAGATTCTTATCACATTATTTATATAAAAAAGATTACAAAGTTTTACACTACAGTTCGCCTCATATTTTAAAATTCAATGAAAGAATTTGGATAAATGGAAGTGATGTTAGTGATGAAAATTTGGAACTTGCCCATAAATTTTTACAAGAACTATTTGATATAGAGCTTTTACAAAAATTAACTTATTTTGAATATACAACACTATTGGCTTTTTATTTATCAAAAGATTTTGATTATTTAGTTTTAGAAGCTGGACTTGGTGGAGAATTTGATGCAACAAATGTTGTTCCAAATGATATTTCACTTATAACAACAATAGGACTTGACCATCAAAGTTTTTTAGGAAATACAGTTGAAGAAATTGCAGCTACAAAAATGCGTTCAGTTGATAATAAAATGATTGTAGGTTATCAAGTTTTTGATGAAGTTTCTAAAACTGCTTATAAAGTTAAAGAGCAAATAAAACAACAAAGAAATAGAGATATTGAAATCATTGAAGTTAAAGAGTTTGATAAATACTCTTTAAATGATAAGTTTGCTTCATATTTAAAAAGAAATTTACATTTAGTGATAGCTTGTTTGAATGAGTTGAAAATACCGCTTGACTTAAAACTTTTTGATGATACACCACTTTTTGGAAGATGTCAAAAAATTTTGCCAAATATAACTATTGATGTTGGGCATAATCCACTAGCAGCACAAGTTATCGTAAATGAATTTAAAGATAAAAAAGTAAATCTTATTTATAACTCTTATGGTGATAAAGATTATGAAACAGTTTTAAAAATATTAAAACCTATAATAAAAAAAATAACAATCATAGAACTTAATGATAAAAGAATAGTAAAAAAAGAAGAGTTAGAAAAAGTTATTAAACAATTAAATTTGATGAAAGAAGAAACTATTAAAATAGAAGAAAATGAAGAGTATTTAGTTTTTGGTTCATTTTTAGTTGTTGAAAAATTTTTATCTTTGATTGGTTATGATGGAAACGCTTGA
- a CDS encoding DEAD/DEAH box helicase, with the protein METLEKRLEELYIQKNKIEEEIELLKEQIKEKEIFKNRKRTFSKDEKIELFKSLFVSRFDIYAKKWISKDGLKQGFFPVTKTFQGEDYLPLTNYEIEEHLRGNIFLATYAINQKNMSKFVVFEIADEDKFKLQITLNSLNIKAYYELSSYNSLLVWIFLEEEISSKIVFNFSLYILKKANISAKTYPNKEFATKENLGNSLELPLHLKHRDKNRTIFIDMNTNKIYEDQWNILANVSKVSKQVIANFADVPSSSSVEKNLKKIDFPLQNIEMILEDYIYIPTYNLSKSLISKLKSFATFENPQIKVLLSLRKPLYNTPKYIKSYEENEKYLLLPRGLKEQIIDFFNENAVSFSFTDKRVLNKIETKKVTFNLRPEQNDAIKEIKKSDYSICVAPPGFGKTLLGAKIFELRACSTLIIVNKNMLLNQWIERFVDYFGYSKKDIGYLGKGHNKLNGQIDVATMQSLKNDPKIIENYSFVIVDECHHIPALTFEQIIKAFKGRYILGLSATPNRKDELQPILYQQLGEISYEYKKKRTHTNKLQIIRTEFVSNADNYGTIINELCLDENRNNLIIDAIKTNIERKILVLTDRIEHINILENLLQKNNIDYICVHGSQNKKEQVENMNLVKSKSLILATTSYFGEGIDFPHLNTIMFATPISYYGRLIQYLGRIGRGNQECIAIDFLDSKNAMLNSAYKKRLEGYKQMHYK; encoded by the coding sequence ATGGAAACGCTTGAAAAAAGATTAGAAGAACTTTATATTCAAAAAAATAAAATTGAAGAAGAAATTGAACTTTTAAAAGAACAAATTAAAGAAAAAGAAATATTCAAAAATAGAAAAAGAACATTTTCAAAAGATGAAAAAATAGAACTTTTTAAATCTTTATTTGTTTCAAGATTTGATATTTATGCAAAAAAATGGATAAGTAAAGATGGTCTAAAGCAAGGATTTTTCCCTGTTACAAAAACTTTTCAAGGTGAAGATTATCTACCTTTAACTAATTATGAAATTGAAGAGCATTTAAGAGGAAATATTTTTTTAGCTACATATGCAATAAATCAAAAAAATATGTCAAAGTTTGTCGTTTTTGAAATAGCTGATGAAGATAAATTTAAACTTCAAATAACACTAAATTCTTTAAATATAAAAGCTTATTATGAGTTGAGTTCGTATAACTCTTTACTTGTATGGATATTTTTAGAAGAAGAAATTTCTTCTAAAATAGTTTTTAACTTTTCTTTATATATTTTAAAAAAAGCAAATATTAGTGCAAAAACTTATCCAAATAAAGAGTTTGCGACAAAAGAAAATTTAGGAAATTCTCTTGAACTTCCACTCCATTTAAAGCATAGAGATAAAAATAGAACAATTTTTATTGATATGAATACAAATAAAATCTATGAAGATCAATGGAATATTTTAGCAAATGTCTCTAAAGTTTCAAAACAAGTAATAGCTAATTTTGCAGATGTTCCAAGTTCTTCAAGTGTAGAAAAGAACTTAAAGAAGATTGATTTCCCACTTCAAAATATTGAGATGATTTTAGAAGATTATATTTATATTCCAACTTATAATCTATCAAAATCTTTAATTAGTAAATTAAAATCTTTTGCAACTTTTGAAAATCCACAAATAAAAGTGTTATTGAGTTTAAGAAAACCACTTTATAATACTCCAAAATATATAAAATCTTATGAAGAAAATGAAAAATATTTACTTCTTCCTCGAGGATTAAAAGAACAAATTATTGATTTTTTTAATGAAAATGCAGTTTCATTTTCATTTACAGATAAAAGAGTTCTAAATAAAATTGAAACAAAAAAAGTAACTTTTAATTTAAGACCAGAACAAAATGATGCAATAAAAGAGATAAAAAAATCTGATTATTCTATTTGTGTTGCACCTCCTGGCTTTGGAAAAACTTTACTTGGAGCAAAAATATTTGAATTAAGAGCTTGCTCAACGCTTATTATTGTAAACAAAAATATGCTTTTAAATCAGTGGATTGAAAGATTTGTGGATTATTTTGGATACTCTAAAAAGGATATAGGATACTTAGGAAAAGGTCATAATAAATTAAATGGTCAAATTGATGTTGCAACAATGCAAAGTTTAAAGAATGATCCAAAAATTATAGAAAATTACTCTTTTGTGATTGTTGATGAATGTCATCATATTCCAGCACTTACTTTTGAACAAATAATAAAAGCATTTAAAGGTAGATATATTTTAGGACTTAGTGCAACTCCTAATAGAAAAGATGAATTACAACCAATTTTATATCAACAATTAGGTGAAATATCTTATGAATATAAAAAGAAAAGAACTCACACTAATAAACTACAAATAATCAGAACAGAGTTTGTAAGTAATGCTGATAACTATGGAACTATAATAAATGAACTATGTTTGGATGAAAATAGAAATAATTTAATAATTGATGCAATAAAAACTAATATTGAAAGAAAAATTTTAGTTTTAACTGATAGAATAGAACATATAAATATTTTAGAAAATTTATTGCAAAAAAATAATATTGACTATATTTGTGTTCATGGAAGCCAAAATAAAAAAGAACAAGTTGAAAATATGAATTTAGTAAAATCCAAATCTTTGATACTTGCAACCACATCATATTTTGGTGAAGGAATAGATTTTCCACATTTAAATACTATTATGTTTGCCACACCAATCTCTTATTATGGAAGATTAATACAATATTTAGGACGAATTGGACGTGGAAATCAAGAGTGTATAGCAATAGATTTTTTAGATTCAAAAAATGCGATGTTAAATTCAGCCTATAAAAAAAGATTAGAAGGCTATAAACAAATGCATTATAAATAG